From a region of the Haloferax volcanii DS2 genome:
- a CDS encoding DUF4129 domain-containing protein, giving the protein MDRSALRALALALLAVVALSVVAATIDSTVVSSGGPVGFGGGETGGAVAGDTDETGTQPSGDSSGSLSIPTPCFPWLLSPGVLAVVALVFVLLGAYAYRETGSLLPPLAIFAAVGPPVVLLFALLTGCRREFSFSSRAAAAARNVSFLPAGGGGSLGQGGNAAQSVSPPTVLFGLLLAVALAVAAFMLVTGTGDSPAADDEVTPADEDEGSNVAAVGRAAGAAAQRIEDGDADVENEVFRAWGEMTALLDVPNRRAATPAEFAHSAVDAGMDRDDVDDLTTLFEEVRYGGFEATPERERRAVDALRSIERAYADSPEGDR; this is encoded by the coding sequence GTGGACCGTTCCGCCCTCCGCGCGCTCGCACTGGCCCTCCTCGCGGTCGTCGCCCTCTCGGTCGTCGCCGCCACCATCGATTCGACCGTCGTCTCAAGCGGCGGCCCAGTCGGCTTCGGTGGCGGCGAGACCGGCGGCGCGGTCGCTGGAGACACAGACGAGACCGGCACCCAACCGTCCGGTGATTCGTCCGGCAGTCTCAGCATCCCGACGCCGTGTTTCCCGTGGTTGCTCTCACCCGGAGTCCTCGCGGTCGTCGCCCTCGTCTTCGTCCTCCTCGGCGCGTACGCCTACCGGGAGACCGGCTCTCTGCTTCCGCCCCTCGCAATCTTCGCGGCGGTCGGGCCGCCGGTCGTCCTGCTTTTCGCCCTCCTCACGGGATGTCGCCGCGAGTTCTCGTTTTCGTCTCGTGCCGCGGCCGCCGCGCGAAACGTGTCGTTTCTCCCCGCCGGCGGCGGTGGTAGTCTCGGCCAAGGCGGGAACGCGGCGCAGAGCGTCTCACCGCCCACGGTGCTGTTCGGCCTCTTGCTCGCCGTCGCCCTCGCCGTCGCGGCCTTCATGCTCGTCACCGGGACCGGCGACTCGCCCGCGGCCGACGACGAAGTCACCCCCGCCGACGAGGACGAGGGGTCGAACGTCGCCGCCGTCGGACGGGCCGCCGGGGCCGCGGCCCAGCGCATCGAAGACGGCGACGCCGACGTCGAAAACGAAGTGTTCCGCGCGTGGGGTGAGATGACCGCGCTCCTCGACGTGCCGAACCGTCGCGCTGCGACGCCCGCCGAGTTCGCCCACTCGGCCGTCGACGCCGGGATGGACCGCGACGACGTGGACGACCTGACGACGCTGTTCGAGGAAGTCCGATACGGCGGCTTCGAGGCGACGCCGGAGCGGGAGCGTCGGGCGGTCGACGCGCTCAGAAGCATCGAACGCGCCTACGCCGACTCACCGGAGGGCGACCGATGA
- a CDS encoding DUF7269 family protein codes for MTLTRRLFLLVGVVATTAGLAVVAGVSFGLELTDIFLGLVAALAALQGLRYVQRRRDTPSNTTVTDDPEARISVPVPGADFDDDLVSAMGQGTRWAARERVVDRLETRAKEALVASGGHAPEEAAALLKTGGWTDDPVAARFLGASVSIPLRQRVRLFLSGRSSLTDRAERAVAAIEQVGTTDGPAGERR; via the coding sequence ATGACGCTGACGCGTCGGCTGTTCTTGCTCGTCGGCGTCGTCGCCACGACCGCCGGACTTGCGGTCGTCGCAGGCGTCTCCTTCGGCCTCGAACTGACGGATATCTTCCTCGGACTCGTCGCGGCGCTCGCGGCGCTCCAGGGGCTTCGGTACGTCCAGCGCCGCCGCGATACGCCCTCGAACACCACGGTTACCGACGACCCGGAAGCGCGGATTTCGGTCCCGGTGCCCGGAGCCGACTTCGACGACGACCTCGTGTCTGCGATGGGTCAGGGCACCCGCTGGGCCGCCCGCGAGCGCGTCGTCGACCGCCTCGAAACGCGGGCCAAGGAGGCGCTCGTCGCCAGCGGCGGTCACGCTCCCGAGGAAGCGGCCGCGCTCCTCAAAACCGGCGGGTGGACCGACGACCCGGTCGCCGCGCGCTTTCTCGGCGCGTCCGTCTCGATTCCGCTCCGACAGCGCGTCCGCCTGTTTCTGTCCGGCCGGTCGTCGCTCACCGACCGCGCCGAACGAGCCGTCGCCGCGATAGAACAAGTCGGCACTACCGACGGCCCCGCGGGTGAGCGCCGATGA
- a CDS encoding DUF58 domain-containing protein translates to MSRGFDTERWTGLDGLVLVAAAAGVFTRESSLLLAAGLGVVVLGYVRVAAIPEVSLRIERDLSDATPDPDDEVEVTLRVTNEGSSTLFDLRVVDGVPPALGVVDGSARLGTALRPGATTTATYTVTAVRGEHSWDETVVVVRDPSGAVESRETVDAETTLRCEPELAATADLPLRGLTSKYAGRVETDVPGSGLEFASIREYRHGDPIRRIDWNRRARTGELATVEFREERAASVVLVVDTRSEAHVAPDDEGETAAERSVDAASVAFSALLDGGDSVGVAAFGPDECWLAPSSGVDHRARARRLFATHPAFAPTPPDGAFFTSVAVRRLRRRLASDAQVIFCSPLVDDYGVSVARRLEAYGHAVTVVSPDPTTTSTVGARLARIERDLRLRELRRSGLRVVDWGDESLGVALARAEAGWSR, encoded by the coding sequence ATGAGTCGCGGGTTCGACACCGAACGCTGGACCGGCCTCGACGGCCTCGTCCTCGTGGCGGCCGCCGCGGGCGTGTTCACCCGCGAATCGTCGCTGCTCCTCGCGGCCGGCCTCGGCGTGGTCGTCCTCGGTTACGTCCGGGTCGCGGCGATTCCCGAGGTGTCGCTCCGAATCGAGCGCGACCTCTCGGACGCGACGCCCGACCCCGACGACGAGGTCGAAGTCACGCTCCGCGTCACCAACGAGGGGTCCAGCACGCTGTTCGACCTCCGCGTCGTCGACGGCGTGCCGCCGGCGCTCGGCGTCGTCGACGGTTCCGCCCGACTGGGGACGGCGCTTCGACCGGGCGCAACCACGACCGCGACGTATACGGTCACGGCCGTCCGCGGCGAGCATTCGTGGGACGAGACGGTCGTCGTCGTCCGCGACCCGAGCGGGGCCGTCGAGTCCCGCGAGACGGTCGACGCCGAGACGACGCTCCGGTGTGAGCCCGAGCTCGCCGCGACCGCCGACCTGCCGCTTCGGGGCCTCACCTCGAAGTACGCCGGCCGCGTCGAGACCGACGTGCCGGGGTCGGGACTGGAGTTCGCCTCCATCCGCGAGTACCGCCACGGCGACCCGATTCGGCGCATCGACTGGAACCGCCGCGCCCGCACGGGCGAACTCGCCACGGTGGAGTTCAGAGAGGAGCGCGCGGCGTCCGTCGTCCTCGTCGTCGACACCCGGTCTGAGGCGCACGTCGCCCCCGACGACGAGGGGGAGACCGCGGCCGAGCGCTCCGTGGACGCCGCGAGCGTCGCCTTCTCGGCACTCCTCGACGGCGGCGACAGCGTCGGCGTCGCCGCGTTCGGCCCCGACGAGTGCTGGCTCGCCCCCTCGTCGGGCGTCGACCACCGCGCCCGCGCCCGCCGGCTGTTCGCGACCCACCCGGCGTTCGCGCCGACGCCGCCGGACGGGGCCTTTTTCACCTCCGTGGCCGTGCGCCGACTCCGGCGTCGACTCGCCAGCGACGCGCAGGTCATCTTCTGCTCGCCGCTCGTGGACGACTACGGCGTCTCGGTCGCCCGCCGGTTGGAGGCCTACGGCCACGCCGTGACGGTCGTCTCGCCGGACCCGACGACGACATCGACCGTCGGCGCGCGACTCGCGCGCATCGAGCGCGACCTGCGGCTCCGCGAACTCCGGCGCAGCGGCCTCCGCGTCGTCGACTGGGGTGACGAGTCCCTCGGTGTCGCGCTCGCGCGGGCCGAAGCGGGGTGGTCGCGGTGA
- a CDS encoding DUF7519 family protein codes for MVAVSEITRQPTRTGTALALSAAGFAILALGFTTSTAAVGGLAATVALAAGLVRGSRRIVDAAGGLFFLSLLFAGASGAGTEALLLAAVGSILAWDLADNARSVGAHLGRETDTLRLELVHAAATLVVLAVGAAVVYGADRAAAGGQPITAVVLLLVGVVALVAVVAR; via the coding sequence GTGGTCGCGGTGAGCGAAATCACCCGCCAGCCGACCCGGACGGGGACCGCACTGGCGCTGTCGGCCGCCGGATTCGCCATCCTCGCGCTCGGCTTCACCACCTCGACGGCGGCGGTCGGCGGCCTCGCCGCGACGGTCGCGCTCGCCGCCGGACTGGTCCGCGGCTCGCGGCGCATCGTCGACGCCGCGGGCGGGCTGTTCTTCCTCTCGCTTCTCTTCGCGGGCGCGAGCGGGGCCGGGACGGAGGCGCTTCTGCTCGCCGCGGTCGGGTCGATACTCGCGTGGGACCTCGCGGACAACGCGCGCTCCGTCGGCGCACACCTCGGCCGCGAGACCGACACGCTCCGGCTCGAACTCGTCCACGCGGCGGCGACGCTCGTCGTGCTCGCGGTCGGCGCGGCCGTCGTCTACGGCGCTGACCGGGCGGCCGCCGGCGGCCAGCCCATCACGGCCGTCGTCTTACTGCTGGTCGGCGTCGTCGCGCTCGTGGCGGTCGTGGCGCGCTGA
- a CDS encoding AAA family ATPase produces the protein MDIDTASETCSEVLDAISEAVIADRAFLETVLTGVLARGHVLLEDVPGTGKTLTARSVATALGLSFSRVQFTPDLLPADVTGTNIYDERERTFEFSPGPIFANVVLADEINRAPPKTQAALLEAMEEGQVTVDGETHQLPSPFFVIATQNPVEQEGTFTLPEAQVDRFVVKSAIGYPDLDGEVELLHRRAGRSDQSPSVERVLDRDAVAAIRRAPESVRVEDDLLEYMAKLARETRTDRRVRIGVSPRGTQRLFEATRARAVIEGREFVTPDDVKRVAQSVLAHRLVLTPDARVEDVRKSDVVDDVLGRVTVPTLE, from the coding sequence ATGGACATCGACACGGCCAGCGAGACGTGCTCCGAGGTGCTCGACGCCATCTCGGAGGCCGTCATCGCCGACCGAGCCTTCCTCGAAACCGTCCTGACGGGCGTCCTCGCCCGCGGCCACGTCCTCCTCGAAGACGTTCCGGGAACCGGAAAGACGCTCACCGCGCGGAGCGTCGCCACCGCGCTCGGGCTGTCGTTTTCCCGCGTGCAGTTCACCCCGGACCTGCTTCCCGCCGACGTGACCGGGACGAACATCTACGACGAGCGCGAGCGGACCTTCGAGTTCTCGCCGGGGCCAATCTTCGCCAACGTCGTCCTCGCCGACGAAATCAACCGCGCGCCGCCGAAGACGCAGGCCGCCCTCCTCGAAGCGATGGAGGAAGGACAGGTGACCGTCGACGGCGAGACACACCAGCTCCCGAGCCCCTTCTTCGTCATCGCGACGCAGAATCCCGTCGAACAGGAGGGGACGTTCACCCTCCCCGAGGCGCAGGTCGACCGGTTCGTCGTGAAATCGGCCATCGGCTACCCCGACCTCGACGGCGAGGTCGAACTCCTCCACCGGCGTGCGGGCCGGAGCGATCAGAGCCCGAGCGTCGAGCGCGTCCTCGACCGCGACGCCGTCGCCGCCATCCGCCGCGCGCCCGAATCGGTCCGCGTCGAGGACGACCTGCTCGAATACATGGCGAAGCTCGCGCGGGAGACCCGAACCGACCGCCGGGTCCGCATCGGCGTCTCCCCCCGCGGGACCCAACGGCTGTTCGAGGCGACCCGCGCCCGCGCCGTCATCGAGGGCCGCGAGTTCGTCACGCCCGACGACGTAAAGCGCGTCGCGCAGTCCGTGCTCGCTCACCGCCTCGTCCTGACGCCGGACGCGCGGGTCGAAGACGTGCGGAAATCGGACGTCGTCGACGACGTGCTCGGTCGAGTGACCGTGCCGACGCTGGAGTAA
- the bluB gene encoding 5,6-dimethylbenzimidazole synthase has product MVGFTERERSGVYKSIYARRDIRRFSDDPVSEETLARLLDAAHHAPSVGFSQPWDFVVVEDDETKAAVASIAERAIAAAREGYREPRKSEFGRLKLEGITDAPVNVCVTCDPTRDAPHVLGRNTMQAMDAYSTCLAVQNLWLAARAEGVGVGWVSFLYPHEVREVLGIPHHVEPIAYLCVGYPEDGFPEEPVLQREGWRERIDTSELVHWGEWESTSD; this is encoded by the coding sequence ATGGTTGGGTTCACGGAGCGCGAGCGGTCGGGCGTGTACAAGTCGATTTACGCACGGCGGGACATCAGGCGGTTCAGCGACGATCCAGTGTCCGAGGAGACGCTGGCGCGACTGCTCGATGCCGCGCATCACGCCCCGAGCGTCGGCTTCTCGCAGCCGTGGGATTTCGTCGTCGTCGAGGACGACGAGACGAAAGCAGCCGTCGCGTCCATCGCGGAGCGTGCGATTGCGGCGGCCCGCGAGGGCTATCGAGAGCCTCGAAAGTCGGAGTTCGGTCGGTTGAAGCTGGAAGGCATCACCGACGCCCCGGTGAACGTCTGCGTCACGTGCGACCCGACGCGGGACGCCCCGCACGTCCTCGGGCGCAACACGATGCAGGCGATGGACGCCTACTCGACGTGTCTCGCCGTGCAGAACCTCTGGCTGGCCGCGCGGGCCGAGGGCGTCGGCGTCGGCTGGGTGTCGTTTCTCTACCCCCACGAGGTCCGCGAAGTACTCGGGATTCCGCACCACGTCGAGCCGATTGCGTATCTCTGCGTCGGCTATCCCGAGGACGGCTTTCCCGAGGAGCCGGTCCTCCAACGAGAGGGCTGGCGCGAGCGCATCGACACGAGCGAACTCGTTCACTGGGGAGAGTGGGAGTCTACGTCGGACTGA